GTTCCTGACGGCGTCGCCCACGGCGGCCGCCACCTTGGAGCCGTGCGCGCGCAGGTGCGCGGAGCCGGGGTGCAGGTCGAAGTGCGGGAAGTAGGTCTTGGTCTGGGGGTAGCTGGCGAAGAGCCTGCAGGGTAAGGGGAGAGTCGGGCGCTGGGGAGGCCAGTACAGCCCTTGGCCTGGGCACAAAATTTAAGCGGTCCTGGAAAATCCAGCAGTCagaataaatcatattttaacagaacattttaaaacataactattaatgcaaaaaaattcactttgaactaaacattaaagttttaaataaagacagaatcGGATCCAGGATAGGGCACTGTCTCACCCTCGTTGCCTTATCTTTCAGTCGTTCGTTCATTCGCTCGTTCTTtcgttcatttttttcattcaacagatGTTCACAGTCACCTAAGTGCTGGGTTTCCTGTGAGAGGCCAAGTCCTaacctctcctccccactcaccTGCTCACTGGCCCCTCACCGCTGCTCTCCACCACTACTGCAACTCCTGGggccctcccctctttctcctcctccctcggcccctcctcactgttccctcttcctgtcccctgccctcaCTAACCCCACATTGTCACCTACCCGGCTCCATCCCAGCCTGTCTGGCACTCACCTCTCCAGGGCCTCGGTGCCAATGACATCCGCCTGCGCAGAGATCTTGCCCCACATGGACATGATGATGGTCCTCTCGGCCTTGGTCAGAGACATGGCTGTAGCTGAACTGGAGCTGGGCATGTCCAGGACTGACCTCTGTGACGCCCAGTCCCCAGGGTCCACTTATATACACAGAGTCAGGGTGGGGGCcagcctgtgggggtgggggtctcttATCAGAGCAAGTGACCACGGGCAGTCAGAGTCCGGTGGGACAGGTGGGTGAGGGGTTATCACCCCGACCACCCTTGTTGAGTCTTAGAGGGGGCGTTGGCCACAGCCTGACCAGAGTCCAGCAGAGATAggggcccagccagcccaggAGGTCATGCCTGCATTTGTAGCCCAGTTCTGCACCGTCCTCCTCCAGTTCTGACTAGAGAAACGAGGGAAACCAGAGGAGCGGGGCCCAGAACGCACTCTCATGGAGTTGGAACAAGCCTTGTGCTGCCTGCGCAGCTCCTGGGTGGGATCCTGTGGCCAGCCCACTCTGGCCACACGTCAGTCCCCTCCCCCTTGGCTCTGTGACTTTTGGGTTTCCTCAGAAAGCAATGGTTTTGCCCACCTGGCACCGAGGAAAGGTGTGCTGACGGGGTCTGTCCCTTGAAAAGCTGGGTCATGAAAGAGAATTCTGCTAATATAACCTGCTGTTAGGGAGTGCTCACCATACCATCACTTTATCAATGAGGCAAATATTcctcttaattttactttaacaCACAATGAAGTTGATTCTTTTAGCGTGCTGCTCTGTGAATTTCAGTGTGTACAGAGTCATGTAACCCCCACCCAAATCAGGACACTCGCTGGCTCCATCACTCCCCTGGGAAAAGCccgcccgcctccctccctccctccctctctctctccctccctccctccagggcatGCATTCTTCCTCAGTTTGATGTGCCCTCTCCCTGAGTCTGCAGTTGGCCTCCGCTGTCTGAATGCTGTTTTTGGTTGAACAGAAGTTTACCATTTTAATGCGGGCAAAGTTAGCGATTTTTTGGTCCTATTTAAGAATGTTGTACTGTTCTAGTCATAACAGCTAAAAGGTAGGAACCACCCGAATGCCCATCAGTACATGCACAGATAAGTAAGTTATGGTGCACATGAACAAGATCATATTGTTCAACCATAAAAGTGAAGCCGTGACACACGCTGCagcgtggatgaaccttgaaaacgttATACTAAGTGAGTGAAGTCAGACACGATCACCATGTTTTTCTGTGATTCCGTTtgtgtgaaatgtccagaataggcaaatgaGTGGAGACAGAAAGTGGGTCAGTGGGCGCCGGGGTCTTGAGGGGATGGGCAGCAATTGCATAGTTGGTACCGGGTTTCCTTTGGGATGAtgagaatgttctagaattagataCTGATGATGGCTGCACACTACGGTGAGTACACAAAAGGTTACTGaactatttcctttaaaatgcttaattttgTGTTGGcaaatttttcctcatttttgaaaaacaagtgaaataagCATTGTGCCAAATACTGAGGTGCCGAGAACCGCCCGTGTTACCGTTCTAAGAACCTGACTGCGTTTTGAGTTGGGCCACAGTCCTCCTCGCCCTGATTCCATGTGGTTTCGAGGTGAGCTCTGCTGTCTCATTTTAGCCTGCATTTTATCTAGTGTCCTGGGCACAGTGCCAGACCCTCCTCATGTTGGGTATTTTGTCCTCACAGCTCTCCGTGAGAGAAGTTTTATATTATCATCATTAATGTTGTaagataaggaaatggaggcttGGGAAAGTTATGAAATATACCAAAGTTTCAGCAGAGGAGGGAATGGTCCCAGTAGGAGAGGAGACCTAGGTCTGGGGCGGATCCTTAAGGGGTTGGGCAAGTCTATTCTGTCTCCAGGTCTTGGTTTCCCGTGACACAGGACCCCAAGCCTAAGCTCCAGGACACTGAGACCTACTGGTCTCTGGGCAGAATTCAAAGCCCCAGGCTTGTTCTGAGCTTGTGTAGCTGGAACTGAGCTCAGAGGGGCCCTGATCACTCAGCGGAGACAAGGATTTGCAGACCCTCCCCTGAAAGCAACCCCTGGGTGACCTGGGCAGACCAATTAAGGTTGTGAGCCTTAGTTTCACTGTTTAACGGCTCAGGTGGGGTTAGAACAGCCTCCACCTCACTGTTAGGAAGGATCATGGCACCATGAATTTGGGATTATTCCCGAGTTGCTGTTGTTGGCAAGTGATTTCTCCTGGGCAGGAACATTGCCCCAGAGAAGGTAGAGGTGGGAAAGTGGGTCCAAGATAGGGTCTTCGAGGCCCACCCGGACCTCTGATGgatggtgggggctgggtgggggtgctcTGTCAGGTCCAGACTGAGTGGCAGGACTGATAGGGCCTGGCCCTGTCTAGGGGGCCTAGGCTGGGAGGAAGGGTCAGGAGTTTCAGATTCAAAGCATCTACTTATCTTCAAAACAGTACATTAGAAAAGAGTtatctaaatttaaaatgagGACCTAGAGGTGTGGGGTGTTTGAGGACGTGCCCTGTGTGGAGAGGAGGTTGGCCCTGGGCGCATCGTTGTCCAGGAGACAGTGTGAGGGCTTCGTGTAAGGCTACACTTTAGAGACCATTTGCTCTCAGTCCTGTTCCTGGTGGGGAACCTCGGGCCCAAAGCCCACCTTGGCTAGCCGACCTTGGAGCCCCCCTGgctgccagcaccaggctggaCTGGCCAGGGAGTGTCAGGAGCTCCGATTTCTGTAACAGCCCAGTGAAGGTGACAAGTGTAGACACCGAGGTGCTGCTGGCAAGGGTGCAGTGGGATTCGGGCCTCTGCTtgctccagcccagccctgtgTGTTCCTGCAC
This sequence is a window from Phyllostomus discolor isolate MPI-MPIP mPhyDis1 chromosome 3, mPhyDis1.pri.v3, whole genome shotgun sequence. Protein-coding genes within it:
- the LOC114497911 gene encoding hemoglobin subunit zeta; this translates as MPSSSSATAMSLTKAERTIIMSMWGKISAQADVIGTEALERLFASYPQTKTYFPHFDLHPGSAHLRAHGSKVAAAVGDAVRNIDNIAGALSKLSELHAYILRVDPVNFKLLSHCLLVTVASHFPADFTADAHAAWDKFLSVVSSVLTEKYR